In uncultured Desulfuromonas sp., the genomic stretch TTTTCACGTTTGCTCCTTGTTGATTTGTTAATTGAGTCTACATTTTTTACAGAGTCGCCATCAAGGGTTTTAATTTTTGCCCAGGTTGCCCGTAGTGGGGGGGGCAGCCTGTAAAATCACGTATTGTCCCTGGATTGATAAAAAACAGCTTGAAGTGAGATTAGTGCAACTTGTTGATATTGTGATTTTTTATCCCCTTATTTGTTGAATTGGTGTAAGGTGGAAAAGCTAAGGTAAAATCTGCGATAAATGATGAGCGTCCGGGTGTGCAATGGCGCATGCACCGGTTTTCTACAGGTAACGACGCCTTTTCTTCCGTCATGGAAGAGAGGGCGTCGTTTTTTTTTACCCACATTCAGGAAAAGAGAGGGAGGCATGAAAAAAATCGATTGCATTATTAAACCCTTCAAGCTGGATGACGTGAAGACAGCACTGACCGATCTTGGCATTGCCGGGATGACGGTAAGTGAAGTGCGTGGCTTCGGGCGTCAAAAGGGGCACATGGAGCTGTATCGTGGCGCCGAATATCAAACCGATTTCCTGCCGAAGGTCAAGGTCGAGTTGGTGGTTGATGATCAGCAGGTCAGCGATGTTGTCTCTGCTTTGCGGAAAGAAGCCAGTACGGGCCGAATTGGTGATGGAAAGATTTTTGTCACTCCCGTTGAAGAATCAATTCGCATTCGCACCGGTGAAACCGGCAACGATTCTCTTTAAACCCACGCGATGATTTCAAGGAGGTAAAGTATGAAACGGTTACTTTCACTTATTTTGGTCGGGGCATTTCTGGCCCTGCCGGTTTTTGCTCTGGCGGATGAAGCTGCGCCGATTACGCCGGACGATGTTCAGAACAATCTCAACTTTGTCTGGACTCTTGTTGCCGCCTTTCTCGTGTTTCTCATGCAGGCCGGTTTTGCCATGGTTGAGGCCGGATTCACTCGTGCCAAAAATGCCTGCAACATTATGATGAAAAATATGATGGATTTTTCTGTCGGCGCTTTGGCATTCTGGGCCATTGGTTTTGGTCTGATGTTCGGGACTACCAACGGTTTTTTTGGTACCAGTGATTTCTTTTTCAGCGGTGCCAGCGGTGACGGAGAGGCTTGGAACTATGCTTTCTGGATGTTCCAGGTGGTTTTTGCGGCGACCGCAGCAACGATTATCTCCGGTGCCGTAGCTGAACGAACCAAGTTCAGTGCCTACCTGGTATATTCATTCTTCGTTTCCGCATTGATCTATCCGGTGT encodes the following:
- a CDS encoding P-II family nitrogen regulator is translated as MKKIDCIIKPFKLDDVKTALTDLGIAGMTVSEVRGFGRQKGHMELYRGAEYQTDFLPKVKVELVVDDQQVSDVVSALRKEASTGRIGDGKIFVTPVEESIRIRTGETGNDSL